One window of Vicia villosa cultivar HV-30 ecotype Madison, WI unplaced genomic scaffold, Vvil1.0 ctg.000053F_1_1_3, whole genome shotgun sequence genomic DNA carries:
- the LOC131623160 gene encoding thioredoxin-like fold domain-containing protein MRL7, chloroplastic: protein MLILQTTIVPGTFSPLRTTKFDTCFLSCSTISTHHIVKPISISCSVSTNSSSKPEPESNRSSKLRAKNKGKSSKPEDDISVNKDGGNSKDIFPTIIPRKPKRGRKSEAMKVEDFVRDRLEKTFAAIRQQNEDALKNHNNIMKDGVGDDAKSKRVDDDSDEEEDDSDEEEEEDEEGEVGEKEMVIEEESESWPLDTDVGWGVRASEYFEKHPIKNVVGDDGVEIDWEGETDDNWVQEINCLEWESFAFHPSPLVVLVFERYNRASDNWKNLKELEKAIKVYWSAKDRLPPRAVKIDINIERDLAYALKVRECPQILFLRGNKMVYREKELRTADELVQMIAFFYYNARKPAWIDDKALYLRY, encoded by the exons ATGCTAATTCTCCAAACTACTATTGTGCCTGGAACCTTCTCACCTCTCCGTACAACAAAATTTGATACATGTTTCTTGTCTTGTTCCACTATATCCACCCATCACATTGTAAAGCCTATTTCAATATCATGCTCAGTTTCAACAAACTCTAGTTCTAAACCTGAACCCGAGTCTAATCGTAGCTCCAAACTAAGAGCAAAAAACAAGGGGAAAAGTTCCAAACCTGAAGATGATATATCTGTTAATAAGGATGGTGGAAATTCGAAGGATATCTTCCCAACAATAATTCCAAGGAAGCCTAAGCGCGGTCGTAAAAGTGAGGCCATGAAAGTGGAAGATTTTGTACGCGATAGGTTGGAGAAAACTTTTGCTGCAATTCGGCAGCAAAATGAGGATGCTTTGAAGAATCATAATAATATAATGAAGGACGGTGTTGGAGATGATGCTAAATCAAAACGCGTTGATGATGATAGTGATGAGGAGGAGGATGATAGTGATGaggaggaggaagaagatgaagagggaGAAGTTGGTGAAAAGGAGATGGTGATTGAGGAAGAAAGTGAGAGTTGGCCATTGGATACGGATGTTGGGTGGGGAGTTAGAGCTTCTGAGTATTTTGAGAAGCATCCAATTAAGAATGTTGTGGGAGATGATGGTGTTGAAATTGATTGGGAAGGGGAAACTGATGATAACTGGGTGCAGGAGATCAATTGTTTGGAATGGGAGAGTTTTGCTTTTCATCCCAGCCCTTTAGTTGTACTTGTCTTTGAACGCTATAACAG GGCAAGTGATAACTGGAAAAATTTGAAAGAGCTAGAGAAAGCAATAAAGGTGTACTGGAGTGCTAAAGATCGGTTACCTCCCAGG GCGGTTAAGATTGACATTAACATCGAGAGAGACTTAGCTTATGCCCTCAAAGTTCGAGAATGtccacaaattttatttttacgggGCAACAAGATGGTGTACAGGGAGAAAG AACTCAGAACTGCAGATGAACTGGTTCAGATGATTGCATTTTTCTATTACAATGCTAGGAAGCCTGCATGGATAGATGACAAGGCCTTGTATTTACGATATTAA
- the LOC131623161 gene encoding mitochondrial dicarboxylate/tricarboxylate transporter DTC: MAEEKKPKPALVSGFWPTIKPFVNGGASGMLATCVIQPIDMIKVRIQLGQGSAASVTTTMLKNEGVGAFYKGLSAGLLRQATYTTARLGTFRILTNKAIEANDGKPLPLYQKALCGLTAGAIGASVGSPADLALIRMQADATLPIAQRRNYTNAIQALYRIGADEGILSLWKGAGPTVVRAMALNMGMLASYDQSVEFFKDTVGLGEMPTVVGASSVSGFFAAACSLPFDYVKTQIQKMQPDAEGKYPYTGSLDCAVKTFKAGGPFKFYTGFPVYCVRIAPHVMMTWIFLNQLQKLEKSYGL, translated from the exons ATGGCAGAAGAGAAGAAGCCCAAGCCTGCTCTCGTTTCTGGTTTCTGGCCAACCATCAAGCCTTTCGTCAATGGCGGTGCTTCCGGCATGCTTGCAACCTGTGTCATTCAGCCCATCGATATGATCAAG gTTAGGATTCAACTCGGTCAAGGATCTGCTGCTAGTGTCACAACTACCATGCTCAAGAATGAGGGTGTTGGTGCCTTCTATAAG GGTCTATCAGCTGGGTTACTCAGGCAGGCTACTTACACCACTGCTCGACTTGGAACGTTTAG GATCTTGACAAATAAAGCGATTGAGGCTAATGATGGCAAGCCCCTGCCACTCTACCAAAAAGCTCTATGTGGGCTGACTGCTGGTGCTATTGGAGCATCTGTTGGTAGTCCAGCTGATTTGGCACTCATTCGTATGCAGGCTGATGCAACTTTACCTATTGCTCAGCGCAGAAACTACACAAACGCCATCCAGGCACTTTACCGTATTGGTGCAGATGAGGGGATTCTGTCACTTTGGAAGGGTGCTGGGCCTACTGTTGTAAGAGCCATGGCATTGAACATGGGAATGCTTGCATCTTATGATCAAAGTGTTGAGTTCTTCAAGGACACCGTTGGTCTAGGTGAAATGCCTACTGTGGTTG GTGCTAGCAGTGTATCTGGGTTTTTCGCAGCAGCTTGCAGTTTGCCATTCGATTACGTGAAGACTCAAATTCAGAAGATGCAACCTGATGCTGAAGGAAAATATCCATACACAGGCTCTCTTGACTGTGCTGTCAAAACCTTCAAAGCAGGAGGACCCTTCAAATTTTACACCGGATTCCCTGTCTATTGTGTCAGGATTGCTCCTCATGTCATG ATGACATGGATCTTCCTCAACCAGCTTCAGAAATTGGAGAAGAGTTATGGATTGTAG